Sequence from the Argentina anserina chromosome 7, drPotAnse1.1, whole genome shotgun sequence genome:
CACATTTTCTAGTTGTTGTAATTGGCATTTCTCTTGCAAAGCTTCCCTTAGAAGAGTTATGAGGGTGCAAATACGactaatttttttgttgggtaagaataagaaaaaaaagtactAAAATCAATAGTCTAATtaattttatgattttatgGATATATTTGATATTGTAATTCTATACATAGACATAATGacataattttgaattttctctCAATCCCAAAGTGATCAAATATGTGATAAATACGCTTAAAGCCGTAAACAGACCGTAGTCTCTCTTTTTTTGGTCGAAAAACAGACCATAGTCACCATACGGCACAAAAGAAGCAGAGCCAAGTTTCTAGAGGGCTTGGTTCTCAAGCAACAACACCAAAAGCAAGAATGGCTTCCATGGCATACCCAActccctcctcttcctcctatTGCTACAAGAATCACAACAAACTAAACTCCATCCCCTCCATTTCAAATATCACCTTTTGTCAGCAGCAGAAGCAGCCTCATCAGAACGACGACCACAAACCCACCGACCCAGTTGGTCGAAGGTGCTTACTGCTTAGttctctccccctcatctCTCAATGACCATTACTGTCTTTACCAAAGTTTCTGATACAAAAGTTGTATAATTTGCAGGGAAATAATACTAAGGAGCAGCGAATTGGCAGTGGTGGGTGCCATCTTCAACTTCAGGTAGTGAAATAAGCATCCCAACTCTTCTCAATCTTAAATTCTTAACCACCCACCTTCAGTTTGGATTGAACCAATTTAACGTTGATTGAACTTCGATTGATGGGTTGCAGTGGTAAAAAGCCAAACTATCTTGGAGTACAGAAAAACCAACAGGCTTTGGCTCTTTGTCCAGCTACCAAGAATTGCATTTCAACTGCTGAGAATGTCACTGACATTGTCCATTATGCTCCTCCCTGGTATATTACATGCTTCATCCTCCTTTTCTTCCATTCTTTCATAATTGTTAAATTGAATTCTGGGTAGTTTTCTCATTACCCAATTTCTTTCAATGCCATTCTTTGATCACTTGGGCTATAAACATTTTCATTGTAACATTTCAACGAGATTAGAGTAGTTTGAATGGCATATGGGGCAAATGCCTCAAATCCATGAAGATGATGGCTGTGTTTGGACTTTGACCAAATCTGTGGTCAAACAAGGAAGCTGTgtatgaagaaagaagatgatgaagaagtcaTGTGGGGGACCTAGTTCTAATACAATTTCATGTTAAATGTGTTTGCTTTACTTGGGGTAATCCATTTGAATCGCACTCACAATCACACCGACCCATTAGTAAAATGTGCTGCATGTGTTTATTGTGTTGCAGGAACTATAATGGAGGACGCAATAGGAAAAGGCCAGTCAGCAGAGAAGTGGCTATGGAGGAACTTCTCCAAGTGGTAAACAAGCATCTTAAAACTCACGATGCAGATCAAATCCCCTTGTGAAACTTTGACTCAATGTGCCAATCTCAATTCTTAAACCATCCAATTTGCAGATTAAATCAACAAAACCGGACAAGTTTACGCCGCGGATTATGGAGAAAAAAGATGATTATGTTAGAGTGGAATACCAATCCTCAATCTTAGGGGTAAGTCAAGTTAATAATCACAACCAAGGGAGAAAACTCATGAATAGGAGTGATGTGACTAGCGGGATAAGCCCTCTTTTTACTTATGGGTTTTTTTATCTCATTGTACAGTTTGTGGATGATGTTGAGTTTTGGTTCCCACCGGACAGAGACTCAATAGTGGAGTACCGATCAGCATCCCGGTTAGGCAACTTTGATTTTGACATCAACAGGAAGAGAATCAAGGTGAATATTTCAACCAATCTCAGGTTTGCTGTCACTGCATTTACATTATAGCCGTATCCAATCTAACTGTGATTTCTACTTCATGATAGGCATTACGACAAGAGTTGGAGAACAAAGGTTGGGCTTCCAAGGACAGCTTTTGAGTAACCTTCGTTGCTGCTACACAATAAAGATAGTGGTATCAAGTGTGCAATCGACGGTGAATTGTACCTTCGAAGTTTATCAAGCATCCAAGAGAGATATTTTACCAAAATTCACAACGGCTGTATTGATTGTAAGGTTCCAATCAATTTTTAGTTATACATTTCCTAATAAGTGATATTTGTGGAAGAGAGGACGATCTGTTGGCAGTAGAGTGCATAACAAAGACGACCcaaataaaacaaatgaaTCAACCATGCGTAACAAAGATACCAAATATCTCTTAGACTGATTTCCAACAAAAGATATCGATGTCATCTAATAATACATGAAATCTGTAAACACCAAACGCAATTggataaatgtaaaaagtgagCTGCATATATAATCAGGCTTAGTACAGGCAGCAGAACTGCAACATTTTGATTAACTAGATGGGGGGTTTTCAAATTGGATTCATCAAAAGCTAAACCACAATTGACAGTGATAAGATCACTGAATGAAATGTCTTAATTTACGAACAAAGGGTGTAGTATGAAACTCCAATCTTCTGCCTTGCTCAAAACCAGCAGCCTGGTTCTGAGTACAACTCAATCTTTCCTTAAATCCATGTATTCAGTACGAGAGCCTTTAGCATTGAGGACAGTGATTTCAAGACTGTCTCCCTGCAAGAGTTTCAACAAAGGATTGATATAA
This genomic interval carries:
- the LOC126802990 gene encoding uncharacterized protein LOC126802990 — encoded protein: MASMAYPTPSSSSYCYKNHNKLNSIPSISNITFCQQQKQPHQNDDHKPTDPVGRREIILRSSELAVVGAIFNFSGKKPNYLGVQKNQQALALCPATKNCISTAENVTDIVHYAPPWNYNGGRNRKRPVSREVAMEELLQVIKSTKPDKFTPRIMEKKDDYVRVEYQSSILGFVDDVEFWFPPDRDSIVEYRSASRLGNFDFDINRKRIKALRQELENKGWASKDSF